Proteins encoded in a region of the Stieleria neptunia genome:
- a CDS encoding PQQ-dependent sugar dehydrogenase, whose translation MQRLVLASFGLVIAIASADSPADQPSASELARHAMTHPGDATRGKQLFDDERTTRCLACHQVGRSGGTVGPDLSKIGGKFDRIHLIESLLEPSRQIVQGYQTSVVLTTSGEIHSGVITREDKQSVLLNDSAGKQWKIARGDIESIKPSSTSTMPDNLAKELSKQQFTDLIAYLETLRTGVGDKFGSATRGPIQIPDGYQIQTLVTGLSGATAMEVLDDGRVLVCEQDGHLRVVKDGQLLEQPMLTLDVEHHWERGLIGVTVHPDFPATNWLYVCYVAKQPFTHHRVSRFRVRGDVADRSSEDILLRGDDQSQFGGNVPAGHQGGAVHFGPDRKLYVSIGEQTAKQPAQNMKALQGKILCLMEDGSIPPDNPFVGQTEGKYRAIWALGCRNPYTFAIDRSTGRMLINDVGGKFEEINPGIAGSNYGWPDIDHGPTDRHGYTGPIHHYREASIAGGDFAPDTAGTELAGRYLFADFVHGWIHSIDARNGGPAETFASGLRRPVDLRFSADGALYVLLRNAWVVDDKFQRDSGSLLRISRR comes from the coding sequence ATGCAACGTCTCGTGCTCGCCAGCTTCGGCCTCGTCATCGCGATCGCGTCGGCGGATTCCCCTGCCGACCAACCCTCCGCATCGGAACTTGCCCGGCACGCGATGACGCACCCGGGCGATGCGACCCGCGGCAAACAACTCTTTGACGACGAACGCACCACCCGTTGCCTGGCGTGTCATCAAGTCGGCCGATCGGGCGGCACGGTCGGCCCGGATCTGTCTAAGATCGGAGGCAAGTTCGATCGCATCCACTTGATCGAATCGTTGCTGGAACCGTCTCGGCAGATTGTCCAGGGCTATCAGACCAGCGTCGTGTTGACAACCTCCGGGGAGATCCATTCGGGTGTCATCACGCGGGAAGACAAACAGTCTGTGCTGTTGAACGATTCGGCGGGCAAACAGTGGAAGATCGCCCGCGGTGACATCGAATCGATCAAACCAAGCTCCACGTCGACGATGCCTGACAACCTGGCCAAGGAGTTGTCGAAGCAGCAATTCACCGACCTGATCGCCTATTTGGAAACCCTTCGCACCGGCGTCGGCGACAAATTCGGCTCCGCGACCCGCGGGCCCATCCAAATCCCCGACGGATACCAGATCCAGACGCTGGTCACCGGACTCTCCGGTGCGACCGCGATGGAAGTGCTTGACGATGGCCGTGTCCTGGTGTGCGAACAAGACGGCCATCTAAGAGTCGTCAAGGATGGCCAGCTGCTGGAGCAACCGATGCTCACGCTGGACGTCGAACATCACTGGGAACGCGGCTTGATCGGCGTCACGGTCCACCCCGATTTTCCCGCAACGAATTGGTTGTACGTTTGCTACGTCGCCAAACAACCGTTCACGCATCACCGCGTCAGCCGCTTTCGCGTTCGCGGCGATGTCGCGGACCGGAGCAGTGAAGACATTTTGCTCCGCGGCGACGACCAGAGTCAATTTGGGGGCAACGTCCCGGCCGGGCATCAAGGCGGCGCGGTGCACTTCGGCCCCGACCGAAAACTGTATGTCAGCATCGGCGAACAGACGGCGAAGCAACCCGCACAAAACATGAAGGCCTTGCAGGGCAAAATCTTGTGCCTGATGGAGGACGGATCGATCCCGCCGGACAACCCCTTCGTCGGCCAAACCGAAGGCAAGTACCGAGCCATCTGGGCACTCGGTTGCCGCAATCCCTACACCTTCGCCATCGATCGATCGACCGGTCGCATGTTGATCAACGACGTGGGTGGGAAATTTGAAGAAATCAACCCCGGGATCGCGGGATCGAACTACGGCTGGCCCGACATCGACCACGGACCAACCGACCGACACGGCTACACCGGACCGATCCACCACTACCGCGAAGCCTCGATCGCCGGTGGCGACTTCGCCCCCGATACTGCGGGCACCGAACTGGCCGGCCGCTATCTCTTCGCAGACTTTGTGCACGGCTGGATCCACAGCATCGACGCCCGCAACGGAGGGCCGGCCGAGACGTTTGCCAGCGGACTCAGGCGACCGGTGGATCTGCGTTTTTCCGCTGACGGGGCACTGTATGTCCTGCTGCGAAACGCCTGGGTCGTCGACGATAAATTCCAACGCGACAGTGGATCGCTGCTGCGGATCAGTCGCCGGTAG
- a CDS encoding adenylate/guanylate cyclase domain-containing protein, which yields MSHLRLATFHAGLRINEVHVDQSVVVGRRDPRKGDPPPVALHRTPTETRLIVADVRQKEMSRQWMEVCPAEAFAFEIKNLHEHCPVVIVGDQEIPPGDTRRFDDEALVELGGRLTLRIEAVDASGMGSASYRSLESLPLVPGGQGYVEHTAAIGQFAQSEGQEVNKMLQLALQVVQESVGSNAFFQKCASAAAEMVDLDRTVVLLRGEAAESDKLPVESEPESGWFQVAHYSRGEASPGNDRGPISTTLLKRVRETCLTVIHQPKTGWMGGSNSADANPAGANAAGANAADDDADRFAPSLQSVQCAVASPILNAEHQVIGVIYGDRTICAGGSFTTGISDMEATLIEILAGALAGGLARRNQERIRNSLAEFFSPKVADQLVSDPQLMEAKEIDVTALFCDIRKFSSVTEKLGPRKAIEWINDVMTELSQCVIDSDGVLVNYMGDEVFAMWGAPGDQRDHANRAIACAKSMLGAIERLRQRWNDVLPQKFGAGVGINTGPALVGNVGSRQKFQYGPLGNTVNLSSRLQSATKQLGVACLAGESTVRSAGCTDQCRRLAKLSVVGIEDNINVYEITLHADENWRRLKVEYEQALDGFERGRFEASAECIETLLIDYPQDRPSRDLLERARAQLNEPSKDFDGILTLTKK from the coding sequence ATGTCTCACCTTCGTCTTGCCACCTTCCATGCCGGATTGCGGATCAACGAGGTGCACGTGGACCAGTCGGTGGTGGTCGGCCGACGCGATCCACGCAAGGGAGATCCGCCTCCGGTCGCCTTGCATCGGACGCCAACCGAGACGCGTTTGATTGTCGCCGATGTGCGGCAAAAGGAGATGTCGCGACAGTGGATGGAAGTCTGTCCGGCCGAAGCGTTTGCCTTTGAGATCAAGAATCTGCACGAGCACTGTCCCGTGGTGATCGTCGGTGATCAAGAAATCCCGCCGGGAGACACGCGCCGATTTGACGACGAAGCACTGGTCGAATTGGGCGGACGACTGACCCTGCGGATCGAAGCGGTCGATGCGTCGGGGATGGGATCGGCCAGCTATCGAAGCCTGGAAAGTCTGCCGCTGGTGCCCGGCGGGCAGGGTTACGTCGAGCACACCGCCGCGATCGGGCAATTCGCCCAGTCCGAAGGCCAGGAGGTCAACAAGATGCTCCAGCTCGCCTTGCAAGTCGTCCAGGAATCGGTCGGCAGCAACGCGTTCTTTCAAAAGTGTGCCAGCGCGGCGGCCGAGATGGTGGATCTGGATCGAACCGTCGTCTTGCTCCGCGGCGAAGCGGCCGAATCCGACAAGTTACCCGTCGAGTCAGAGCCGGAAAGCGGCTGGTTCCAGGTCGCGCACTACAGCCGCGGTGAAGCATCGCCGGGCAACGATCGCGGTCCGATCAGCACGACGCTGCTGAAACGTGTCCGCGAGACCTGTTTGACCGTCATCCACCAGCCCAAGACCGGATGGATGGGCGGATCGAACTCCGCCGACGCGAACCCCGCCGGGGCGAACGCTGCCGGCGCCAACGCTGCAGATGATGACGCCGATCGATTCGCCCCGTCGCTGCAGAGTGTGCAGTGCGCCGTCGCGTCGCCCATTCTGAATGCCGAACATCAAGTGATCGGTGTCATCTACGGCGATCGAACCATCTGCGCCGGCGGATCGTTCACCACCGGCATCAGCGACATGGAAGCGACGCTGATCGAAATTCTGGCCGGGGCGTTGGCCGGCGGATTGGCGCGTCGCAATCAAGAGCGCATTCGTAACTCCTTGGCCGAGTTCTTCTCGCCCAAAGTGGCCGACCAATTGGTCTCCGATCCGCAACTGATGGAAGCGAAAGAGATCGACGTGACGGCATTGTTTTGTGACATTCGCAAGTTCAGCAGCGTGACGGAGAAACTCGGACCCCGGAAAGCGATCGAGTGGATCAACGACGTGATGACCGAGCTCAGCCAGTGCGTCATCGATTCCGACGGCGTGTTGGTCAACTACATGGGCGATGAAGTGTTCGCGATGTGGGGGGCTCCCGGCGACCAACGCGACCATGCGAACCGCGCCATCGCCTGCGCCAAGTCGATGTTGGGAGCGATCGAGAGGCTGCGTCAGCGGTGGAACGATGTCTTGCCACAAAAATTCGGAGCCGGCGTCGGGATCAACACCGGCCCGGCGCTGGTCGGCAACGTCGGCTCGCGGCAAAAGTTCCAGTACGGCCCGTTGGGCAACACCGTCAATCTCAGCTCTCGCTTGCAGTCGGCGACCAAGCAACTTGGTGTGGCCTGTTTGGCCGGCGAGTCAACGGTGCGGTCGGCCGGATGCACCGATCAATGCCGCCGGCTGGCCAAGCTGTCCGTCGTCGGAATCGAAGACAACATCAACGTGTACGAAATCACGCTCCACGCCGATGAGAATTGGCGGCGGCTGAAAGTCGAATACGAACAGGCGCTTGATGGGTTTGAACGCGGTCGCTTCGAGGCATCGGCCGAATGCATCGAAACGCTGCTGATCGATTACCCACAAGACCGCCCCAGTCGCGATCTACTGGAGCGTGCCCGCGCCCAATTGAATGAGCCTTCGAAGGACTTTGACGGCATTTTGACACTGACGAAAAAGTAA
- a CDS encoding NAD(P)H-dependent flavin oxidoreductase — MSPPSLQTPLCEVLECRYPILQAGMGGVARAELVAAVSNAGAFGCLGMVRESPQRITQQINEVRSLTEMPFGVNLIPAATDPELFRVELDACVQAGVHTMVFFWDVVADAIKRAKQAGCRVVYQVGDVEQAIKAEAAGADVIVAQGVEAGGHVHGTVTSLVLLPRIVDAVAIPVVGSGGFASGRSLVAALALGAQGIHCGTALLATQESFAHDVHKQTIVQADADDTLHTDAFAINWPPHSAVRVIKSESTAKYEQQPFGHSADAMPREQVAEEEGRPVYLMSTDSPLKSMTGELDRLAMFGGQVAGQVTAIDSAATVIRRIVDEAEAVIDGFARSLLD; from the coding sequence ATGTCCCCCCCTTCGCTTCAGACGCCGCTTTGCGAGGTCCTCGAATGTCGCTACCCGATTTTGCAGGCGGGCATGGGAGGCGTGGCACGGGCGGAATTGGTGGCCGCGGTTTCCAATGCCGGCGCCTTCGGCTGTCTGGGGATGGTCCGCGAATCGCCGCAGCGGATCACGCAACAGATCAACGAAGTTCGATCGTTGACCGAAATGCCCTTCGGTGTCAATTTAATTCCCGCGGCAACGGATCCGGAACTGTTTCGCGTCGAACTCGATGCCTGCGTGCAGGCCGGTGTGCACACGATGGTTTTCTTTTGGGATGTCGTCGCGGATGCGATCAAGCGTGCCAAGCAGGCCGGGTGCCGAGTCGTTTATCAGGTCGGCGATGTCGAACAGGCGATCAAAGCGGAAGCGGCGGGAGCCGACGTGATCGTCGCTCAGGGAGTGGAAGCCGGTGGGCATGTTCATGGGACGGTGACGTCGCTGGTGCTGTTGCCGCGGATCGTCGACGCCGTCGCGATTCCGGTGGTCGGGTCGGGCGGTTTCGCCAGCGGGCGCAGCTTGGTCGCCGCGCTGGCTTTGGGAGCGCAGGGGATTCATTGTGGCACAGCGTTGCTGGCCACGCAGGAGTCGTTCGCCCATGACGTCCATAAGCAAACGATCGTCCAGGCTGACGCTGACGACACGCTACACACCGACGCGTTTGCGATCAATTGGCCGCCCCACTCTGCCGTCCGTGTGATCAAAAGTGAAAGCACTGCGAAGTACGAGCAGCAGCCCTTTGGACACAGCGCCGACGCGATGCCGCGAGAACAGGTCGCCGAAGAAGAAGGCCGTCCGGTGTACTTGATGAGTACAGATTCGCCGTTGAAATCGATGACCGGCGAACTGGACCGACTGGCGATGTTCGGCGGCCAGGTCGCCGGACAAGTCACCGCAATCGACTCGGCGGCAACCGTGATCCGGCGGATCGTCGACGAAGCCGAGGCGGTGATCGATGGTTTTGCCCGATCGCTACTTGACTGA
- the pyk gene encoding pyruvate kinase: MADLPRPFRHTKIIATIGPATETLEKLEALIEAGVDIIRLNMAHGSVEWVGEIIARIRQASHHVGRQVAIMMDVKGPEVRTGPVDAPITLKSGDRLELHTQPFQVVDDGVHRVSVNYPDLPADVEVGATVLIDSGLLRTKVLEKTDDSVVLEVITPGSLGSRRHINLPGTRINLPALTNKDETDLRAGVAAGLDFVALSFVRQAADIVTLQTFLDELDSCAKIIAKIEDQAGVENMEEIIRESDGVMVARGDLGIEIEYHKLPLVQTQLVNACQVQGKPVIIATHLLESMIQSPIPTRAEISDVSNAIREQADAIMLSGETTVGAYPLEAVEVLKNIVESIEPSVDGQINRRIQLHTPKAKMLRSAVVLAKELGRAGVVVFTRSGFLAYVLGAMRAQEVPIYAFTDIPSTFHQLMLPWGVEPFLMDFSDDPEQTIQNALAQLKAKGWATRGEWLVVITNALADDKIIDTLQLRQVNGEA; encoded by the coding sequence ATGGCTGATCTACCACGCCCCTTTCGGCACACCAAGATTATCGCGACGATCGGTCCGGCAACCGAGACACTTGAGAAGCTGGAGGCCCTGATCGAGGCCGGTGTCGACATCATCCGGCTGAACATGGCCCACGGCAGCGTGGAGTGGGTGGGGGAGATCATCGCCCGGATTCGCCAGGCCTCGCACCACGTGGGGCGTCAGGTCGCCATCATGATGGACGTCAAAGGCCCCGAGGTTCGCACCGGGCCGGTCGATGCCCCGATCACTCTCAAGTCCGGGGACCGGTTGGAATTGCACACGCAGCCGTTTCAGGTCGTCGACGATGGCGTGCATCGCGTCTCGGTCAACTACCCCGACCTGCCGGCCGATGTCGAAGTCGGCGCGACCGTCTTGATCGACAGCGGACTGCTACGAACCAAGGTGCTGGAGAAGACCGACGATTCGGTGGTCTTGGAAGTGATCACGCCCGGGTCACTCGGGTCACGTCGTCACATCAACTTGCCGGGCACGCGGATCAATTTGCCCGCCCTGACCAACAAAGACGAAACGGATCTGCGCGCCGGGGTGGCCGCCGGGTTGGACTTCGTCGCACTTTCGTTCGTACGCCAGGCCGCCGACATCGTCACCTTGCAAACGTTTCTCGATGAACTCGATAGCTGCGCCAAAATCATCGCCAAAATCGAAGACCAGGCGGGCGTGGAAAACATGGAGGAAATCATTCGAGAATCCGATGGCGTGATGGTCGCACGCGGTGACCTGGGAATCGAGATCGAGTACCACAAATTACCCCTGGTCCAAACCCAACTGGTCAACGCCTGCCAGGTCCAGGGTAAACCGGTGATCATCGCGACGCATCTGCTGGAATCGATGATCCAGTCTCCGATCCCCACCCGCGCCGAAATCTCCGATGTTTCCAATGCCATCCGAGAACAAGCCGACGCGATCATGCTGTCCGGTGAAACAACCGTCGGGGCTTACCCCCTCGAAGCGGTCGAGGTGCTCAAGAACATCGTGGAGAGCATTGAGCCTTCGGTCGATGGCCAAATCAACCGACGCATTCAGCTTCACACGCCCAAGGCCAAGATGCTCCGTTCGGCAGTGGTGTTGGCCAAGGAACTCGGTCGCGCCGGCGTCGTCGTGTTCACCCGGAGCGGATTCCTGGCCTATGTGCTCGGCGCGATGCGCGCCCAAGAGGTTCCGATCTACGCGTTCACGGACATTCCGTCGACGTTCCATCAATTGATGTTACCCTGGGGCGTCGAGCCTTTTCTGATGGACTTCTCCGATGACCCCGAACAAACCATTCAAAATGCGTTGGCACAACTGAAAGCAAAGGGTTGGGCGACTCGCGGCGAATGGCTGGTCGTGATCACCAACGCGTTGGCCGACGACAAGATCATCGACACGCTTCAATTGCGGCAGGTCAACGGAGAGGCGTGA
- a CDS encoding DUF6691 family protein yields MMETTTQTSDPPPREQTKQATSPAAYLMVLLMGVYLGILFSKSEVAHWQRIHDMFLFREAHMYLIIVTAIVVAMVSMLIIKRFQITSIEGRPIRYSPKPYHTGVVIGGMLFGAGWAITGACPGPIYAQIGGGQWMALFTLVGALLGMFGYAALKPKLPH; encoded by the coding sequence ATGATGGAAACAACGACTCAAACAAGCGATCCACCACCGCGCGAGCAAACCAAACAAGCGACGTCGCCGGCCGCCTACCTGATGGTGCTGCTGATGGGCGTCTACTTGGGCATCCTGTTCAGCAAGAGCGAAGTGGCCCACTGGCAACGCATTCACGACATGTTTCTGTTTCGTGAAGCCCACATGTACTTGATCATCGTGACGGCCATCGTGGTCGCGATGGTTTCGATGCTGATCATCAAACGATTCCAGATCACGTCGATCGAAGGAAGGCCGATCCGGTACTCGCCCAAACCGTATCACACCGGCGTCGTCATCGGTGGCATGTTGTTTGGCGCCGGTTGGGCGATCACGGGCGCCTGCCCGGGGCCGATCTATGCGCAAATCGGAGGCGGTCAGTGGATGGCGCTGTTCACGCTGGTCGGCGCGCTGTTGGGCATGTTCGGCTATGCGGCCCTGAAACCCAAGCTGCCGCATTGA
- a CDS encoding cation:proton antiporter domain-containing protein, whose product MTQTLIHDLLFILAAGLLAGLICRWLQASVLIGYLVVGALLGQGVLGWVRDESHQLEHFTEAGVFLLLFSIGLEFSLDDLQRLGKKLFIGGATQMSLVALPVVGILVALGMRWQSAVLIASAVAFSSTVLVFKALTEWGQSQRPHGQSAIGILLFQDAALIPLLLLVPLLTGEGDAPSLGQYLALAAVSLLFVLAVIALRYFLSNWLIPLLAGYRSPELVILFTIVSLGGVTLAAHAVALPPAVGAFAAGLIFNGNRWTKQIDALVLPFRETFAAVFFVGLGLIFDPVLFWQEPLVMGTALVGVIVLKTLAGTLALQWTGMPLQRAFGMGIGLAHVGEFAFVLILLGVESGAIREIDYQRVVAIAVGSLILTPLLMKTGLRLVQDETIDVETPRKSDSAAATTRLATVIGAGPIGSRIASQLETTGQDVCLVDLSPVNLHPFSQLGFRTVAGDAGDSSILELAGVPHAGVVVVCVPDDQVALRVVRAIRKVNPDGKLLVRCRYQASAAKLRRVGADVVVTEETEASLALLRELNQMEQALSIQRP is encoded by the coding sequence ATGACGCAAACGCTCATTCACGACTTGCTGTTCATCTTGGCCGCGGGGCTGCTTGCCGGATTGATTTGCAGGTGGCTTCAAGCGTCGGTGTTGATCGGCTATCTGGTGGTTGGCGCGCTGCTCGGCCAGGGCGTTCTCGGTTGGGTGCGTGATGAATCCCACCAACTGGAACACTTCACCGAAGCCGGTGTGTTTCTGCTGCTGTTTTCGATCGGGCTTGAGTTTTCGCTCGACGACCTGCAACGCTTGGGCAAAAAACTTTTCATCGGCGGCGCGACGCAGATGTCGTTGGTGGCCCTCCCCGTCGTCGGGATCTTGGTCGCATTGGGGATGCGTTGGCAATCGGCCGTCCTGATTGCCTCGGCCGTCGCGTTCAGCTCCACGGTCTTGGTGTTCAAAGCGCTCACCGAGTGGGGACAATCCCAACGGCCGCACGGTCAAAGCGCCATCGGCATTCTGCTGTTCCAAGACGCGGCCTTGATACCGTTGTTGTTGCTGGTCCCACTGTTGACCGGAGAGGGCGACGCGCCGAGTTTGGGTCAGTATCTGGCATTGGCCGCCGTTTCGTTGCTGTTCGTGTTGGCCGTGATCGCGCTGCGTTACTTTTTGTCCAATTGGTTGATCCCGTTGCTGGCGGGCTACCGAAGTCCCGAGCTGGTGATCTTGTTCACGATTGTTTCGCTCGGCGGCGTGACGTTGGCTGCCCATGCGGTCGCCCTGCCGCCGGCGGTGGGCGCGTTCGCCGCCGGGTTGATTTTCAACGGCAACCGCTGGACCAAGCAGATCGATGCGTTGGTGCTGCCGTTCCGCGAAACGTTTGCCGCCGTGTTCTTTGTCGGACTCGGATTGATTTTTGACCCCGTCCTGTTTTGGCAAGAACCGCTTGTGATGGGGACCGCACTGGTGGGAGTCATCGTCTTGAAAACGCTGGCGGGTACGTTGGCGTTGCAATGGACCGGCATGCCGCTGCAACGTGCGTTCGGGATGGGGATCGGACTGGCTCATGTCGGTGAATTCGCGTTCGTCTTGATCTTGCTGGGAGTCGAGTCGGGCGCGATTCGCGAGATCGATTATCAACGTGTCGTCGCGATCGCCGTCGGGTCACTGATCCTGACGCCCCTGTTGATGAAGACGGGACTGCGGTTGGTGCAAGACGAAACCATCGACGTCGAAACACCCCGCAAGTCCGATTCCGCAGCGGCCACGACGCGGCTGGCCACCGTCATCGGTGCCGGCCCGATCGGTTCTCGGATCGCGTCCCAACTGGAAACCACGGGGCAAGATGTTTGTTTGGTGGATCTCAGCCCCGTGAATCTGCACCCGTTTTCCCAACTCGGATTCCGGACGGTTGCCGGGGATGCCGGCGACAGCAGTATCCTGGAGCTTGCCGGTGTTCCCCATGCCGGCGTCGTTGTCGTCTGTGTGCCGGACGATCAAGTGGCCCTCCGTGTGGTCCGTGCGATCCGCAAGGTCAACCCCGACGGCAAACTCCTGGTCCGCTGCCGTTACCAGGCCAGCGCCGCCAAACTGCGCCGTGTCGGCGCCGACGTTGTGGTGACCGAAGAAACCGAAGCCTCGCTGGCCTTGCTGCGGGAACTCAATCAGATGGAACAGGCACTCTCGATCCAGCGACCCTGA
- a CDS encoding right-handed parallel beta-helix repeat-containing protein: MNIRSRRLIFIASLLFSFGSTAAVSAEVIRVGPGDDWFAILAGDSLKPGDELVFRGGVYSDARRLVLRHRGDPGNPILIRAAEGERVLLRRPDAKQNSMNLEGCQHLVVSGLEITGGAAGIRIGPDASGTPSSDLVLQDLHLHHIGGVAVTCNHERTVYRRITLRRNHIHHTAGHGEAFYLGANDGKGVFCDSLIEHNYIHDLNGPNISQGDGIEIKQGSFGNRIVANVIHDTKYPGITVYGTNGQPRNVIEGNVIWNTGDHGIQAAADAILRNNFIAHAKGCGIYSRQHQGAIPDNLRIEGNHVVATGDPALRLIGGGSAGAGIEVLGNTLMGRADGLAVRVERLNALTAKANRGLGAVDGSSAIAASWSSVSHAAPSLPPLEQNPAWKFLPRSECVARFTVSVK, translated from the coding sequence ATGAATATCAGATCCCGACGACTCATTTTCATCGCGTCGCTGCTGTTCAGCTTCGGTTCAACGGCAGCCGTGTCTGCCGAAGTGATCCGGGTCGGGCCGGGTGACGATTGGTTCGCGATTCTTGCCGGTGACTCCTTGAAACCCGGTGACGAACTGGTCTTCCGCGGCGGCGTCTACTCGGACGCGCGACGGTTGGTGCTGCGACACCGTGGCGACCCCGGCAACCCGATCCTCATTCGAGCCGCCGAGGGTGAACGGGTCCTGTTGCGTCGCCCCGACGCGAAACAGAACTCGATGAATCTGGAAGGCTGCCAACACCTCGTCGTGAGCGGACTGGAGATCACCGGCGGCGCGGCGGGAATTCGCATCGGGCCCGACGCCAGCGGGACCCCGTCGAGCGATCTGGTTCTCCAGGATCTCCACCTCCACCACATTGGTGGCGTCGCCGTGACCTGCAATCACGAAAGGACGGTCTATCGTCGCATCACGCTTCGCCGAAACCACATTCATCACACCGCCGGTCACGGTGAAGCGTTCTACTTGGGCGCCAACGATGGGAAAGGCGTGTTTTGCGATTCGCTGATCGAGCACAACTACATCCACGACTTGAACGGCCCGAACATCAGCCAAGGCGACGGCATCGAAATCAAGCAGGGAAGTTTTGGCAATCGAATCGTCGCCAACGTAATCCATGACACCAAGTATCCGGGAATCACGGTTTACGGCACCAATGGTCAACCGCGCAACGTGATCGAAGGCAACGTGATCTGGAACACCGGCGACCACGGAATCCAAGCCGCCGCCGATGCGATCCTGCGAAACAACTTCATCGCCCACGCCAAGGGCTGCGGCATCTATTCTCGCCAGCACCAGGGGGCGATCCCCGACAACCTGCGGATCGAAGGCAACCATGTCGTGGCCACGGGCGATCCGGCGCTGCGTTTGATTGGCGGCGGATCGGCCGGCGCGGGCATCGAGGTCTTGGGCAACACCTTGATGGGGCGGGCCGACGGTTTGGCCGTGCGGGTCGAACGCTTGAATGCTCTGACCGCGAAAGCAAATCGTGGACTCGGCGCGGTGGACGGATCGTCGGCCATCGCGGCGTCTTGGAGCTCCGTCAGCCACGCCGCTCCCAGCCTGCCGCCGCTGGAGCAAAACCCCGCCTGGAAATTCTTGCCACGTTCGGAGTGCGTCGCCAGGTTCACGGTCTCAGTCAAGTAG